A genome region from Micromonospora peucetia includes the following:
- a CDS encoding tyrosine-type recombinase/integrase — MVAEELAAHLTAVGPVEFELPDITTGERLTRSVAFLFTSSRGKLLADTYWSELWADWREAAGWPKEGTFHSLRHFFATTLMSNGVEPQEVQKALRHANLRITLETYVHWMPKKDRPRGLVGGLLRDADSTRRDPRADQDRS, encoded by the coding sequence GTGGTTGCCGAAGAGCTCGCCGCGCACCTCACCGCGGTCGGACCCGTCGAGTTCGAGCTTCCCGACATCACCACGGGGGAGCGGCTGACTCGTTCGGTGGCGTTCCTGTTCACGTCGTCGCGGGGGAAGCTGCTGGCTGACACCTACTGGTCGGAGTTGTGGGCGGACTGGCGCGAGGCGGCCGGCTGGCCGAAGGAAGGGACCTTCCACTCTCTGCGCCACTTCTTCGCTACCACGCTGATGAGTAACGGCGTGGAGCCTCAGGAGGTGCAGAAGGCGCTGCGGCACGCCAACCTGCGGATCACGTTGGAGACCTACGTCCACTGGATGCCGAAGAAGGACCGGCCGCGGGGCCTGGTCGGTGGCCTCCTGCGAGACGCAGACAGCACGCGGCGGGATCCTCGCGCGGACCAAGATCGGAGTTGA